The DNA region AGGCGCTCATTTTATGAGGCACAAGATATTTAAAAACCTCCAAAACATCATAGAACCTCTCTTGATTTTGTTTAATAAAAACACAAGAGGCAATTAAAAAAGCATTATCATCTATTAAACTGTCATTGTCTTTTATATAGTCGTATTTCTTGATGTAATCTAAAAACTTGTCTGTGTTTTTTAATATAAAAAAATAAGCATCTCTATTTTTAAGACAAATAAGAAATTCGAGGCATGCTTGCATAATTAAAGGAAAGTGTTTATTCTGATTAACGATAGCATCAATAAAAGGCAAAAAATCATTAGACATGAATTCGGTTAAATATCGGATGAGATTCGCTCTGATATCTTCTTTATAATCTTGATCTAAAATGATTTCTTCGATAAAAAGCAATGCTTTTTTAGCATCAAGGTAAATCATAGCGTCCAAACATTTCAATATTATGTCCTCATCGTTCCTATACACAAGCGCGATGTGCTTGATTATGTCATGATATATCTCTTTATTTTCTTTATTTATTTTGCTTATCAAGTAAGATACATCTTCCCTTTTGAATATATAATCACTCTTTTCTCCTTCTTTGCCGGATATGGAATTAGATATACAGCATCTTATGAGCTTTGGGTTAAATTTACATAGTATGTCAATTGATCTTCTTCTTTCAAATTCATCGTGAAGTGATAGTCGGCTCAGAAGAAATTCATCTATGATCTTCTTATATTCTGGATTGATCTTGTTATAAATTCTCAAGATATGTGGATACCAATCCCCGTATTTTCCAAGAATTAGGGCATCAAGAAGCGGTGCCAATGGATGATTCATTAAATTATGTATTATTAAGTCAGCATAGAATCCATTATTATGTGGATCAACTTGTTTTATTTTATTCAGATATGGTATTAACCATAGCTCTTGTGTTCGATCGGCTAATTTTACAACATAAGAACAAGTCCTCGGTTTATCTTTAAATTCCATAGATGATAAAAGCGATGGTAAGAGCTGGGGATATTTCCTCACGAACAGTTGAAGAATTAAGAGTTGAGAATGATCTGATTTATTCTGCTTTGCTATTTCTATAGCTTCTTCCGGGGTGATTAAATGAAAATGCAAAAGGGCAAAAAGTGCAGCTGATCGAACCTCTTCATTATGATGATTGATAAACTGCTTTAATTTATCTATATTATTTAATCGTTCGAAACGACATAGCGATCGTATGGCTGCTACCATTACACTTGTGTGCTCATCTTCTTTTTCTAAAATACGCTCAATCTCGTGTAACTTTTTGTAGTATTTAAGCGCGCCGATATATAAGATCGCAAATTTTCTTATATTTTCATAATCATCGCGGATAGCGATATCGATTAATTGATCTGCCATGCTCTTATCCAGTTTCAGGGCGCATCTCATTGCAAAAAACCTGACGGATCGGTTCTCATCGCGAAGCATGGATAATACAAAATCCATGTGGCGCAATAAATTAAGATCTGATATATGCGACAAAAGAATTATTTTTATATCTTCGCTCTCTGCTTTTATATTTTCTACGCATCCGTAATATTCAAAAACATCTTGAATACATGTGCGGCTCAATATATAATCTATGATGTTATATCTAGTATGTTCGTCACAACTTTTAATAAGGTCAAAGAGTTTATGCTTGCACTCTAAAACACCAGATTTATATAATTCAACATAAGCTTTAGCCCTCGTTTCATTATCATCATAAACAGAGTATTTTGAGAATATGTTAGGAACAGGTGAAGCTTTTAAGCCTTTCAATCGTTTGAACAACTCTGTAGCCAAGTCAACGGATAACTTCTCCTCATATAACATTTTGAGGAGGTAAAAAAGAATTATTCTATATTCCGCCGAAGACTTTTCATGTGAAAAATATCTGTCGGCGATAAAATTTAAATAATGCTCATCTTTTTCGGCCATGAGTAAACTTCCCATTAACGTGCGCATACTATGACAGATTATATCACTTATTGAATATAAGGCAAAGCAAAGGGGTAAATAAACTAGGCATGGCGCATCAGCGTAAGGCACATCAACACCTTCAGAACCACTATCTGCTTGGCTTCACCAGTGAAATCCTGCTTATCGCGAAAAGCGTTCAGCTCCTGCTGCAGGATGACGATGCGCTTCCCGTAGCCCTGCGTAAAGTATTCCGACAGGTTGGAGTTGTAAACGGTTGTGGCGATGTCGTGCGGGCCGGTGAAGGTCGCCGAGAAATTGAACAGGAAGCCATTGCGAGAGAGCATGGAATAGATGTGCTGCCGTTTCGACTCAGCTCGGTCTCCTCGGTGCGCTTCGTCCAGCAACACATACCACTGCCCATCGTTCTCATATGTGCGAAAGTCAATTATCTTCTCCTTCTGCTCGTCGCTGAGGTTGTCTACGCGATAGTAGAACACTGTCACCTCGACCTGTGTAAACAGTGATGGGTACATCCGTTTAGCAAGGTCGTATTCGCTCAGGTTGTACAGACTGATGCGAAAGTTAGTTTGCGCCGCGTTGAACTCGTCGATATGGCGGTGAAGCTGCTCAATTAAGTCGTCGCGGTGCGTCAGGAACAAAATATCGTGGGGGGGTATCTCGCCGTGCTGGATGATCGTCCAGAGCATGTCGATAAGCTTCACAATCACCAGCGTTTTGCCGCTGCCTGTCGCCATCCAGATATTCATGCGGTTGATGAACGGTTCGTAGGAGTCACCTTTGAGGTCATAGCGTTCGCGGAGTAGCTGCAGGAAGCGTGGGTTCAGTTTGCTCGCTTCGAGGCGCATTGTGTGTTCGTCGACGCCGTTGTCTCTGTACCACTGCCAGAGAAGCGCTTTGCGCCATTCGTTGGTTGTAAGCAGCTAGTCGCGCTGATTGTCGCGCTGATAGACGACGAAGTCTTCTTAGTACTTCCACAAGATGTTGCGTGCATTGCGCAGGGCGGCTTGCTGATACTTGCGCATCGCTTTGGTGTGTGAGAAGGTCTCCACGTCCAGATTTGTCCATGTTTCGGGCAAGCTCGACGAGTGTATAGCTTCCGCCATCAGCTGCAGCAGAATCGATACAACGGCAAATCAGCTCCGTTTGTGTCGTCGTCGCGGCATTAGGGGCGACATTCGGACGCCTGCAGTTTTATGACCCCTTTCTTCCCCTATCTCTGCCTTAGTAAGTGTAAATGGCAGCGCAGCTCCTTATCGCACCAATGAGCTCACCACCAAATAAGCGGTTTAATAAGACGCCAATCTGGATTTTGTAAATCCACTTCGCTGCCGTCTGTAAAGACCACCTTTCCATGACGAGTTGGGTCAGTGAGGTCAGGAACGATCCGCTGGATCGGCTTGCCTTGCAGGTTGGAGAGGGTCTCAGCAAGGTCGATATTTGGGTATAACCGATCCAGATATATCTGCACGGCGTTGTCCTTTATTTGAAGCACATTCGTTTGCTTGGTATCGCGCAGGAACAGGTAGCACAGTGGTTCGTTGGGCGTGACCGGGTCATAGTCTGCATAGTGCGTGCGCCGCAGCGTGTCTTCAAACTGTTCGAGTTCGTAGTATTTGAAGAAACCTCCGCCCTTCCAACCTGGTTCCGCAGATACACCTGATTGTTCTTTGTACACAACAGACTTCATGCGCCTTAACAGCACAGTCTCGGAATGATTTCCAAACTCAATCGCTATATACCGACGCATCATTTTGTGGGCGACTGCTGCGGTTGTTCCAGAGCCAGCGAAGAAATCAAGGCAAACATCTCTCTGCGAGGCAATGCCGACCACGCGATACAGGAGATGTTCGGAGTTCTCTGTCTTAAATCTCCACTTGTTCGAGTAACCCTTTATGTCTAACCAGTTGTTGTCCACAACCACTGTTTCACGAGGCGGTATCCAGTACTTGACAGCTCCAATCCCCCAATCCTCTTTCTTTATGAACTCTAAACGCTTACCCGTACGCTCCCAGTAGTTCTCTAAGCTCTACCCCGTTGCCTGCGCCATTTTTAAGTACTCTTGGTAGTTTTCTACCGCGCGCAGTGCACGGTGCTTTTCCCACATCCATTGCCCTTTTTGTGGTAGCTCTCCAAGCAACTGATATCGCAATGTCGGACGATCCTCTGCTTTCCAGAAGGAGTGCCACTGAGCTTTAGCATGCTTACTACTCGCAGGTTTGACAATGTGAGGGAACCTTGTCTCCGCGTTCTTGGAGTACCAATACAAGTTGTCGTAGTTAACAGTGAGTCCTTTGATACTATCAAATTGCTTAGTAAACTCTCCTTTCGATTCTTCTGCACGACGAACTATTATTTCGTTTCTGTAGTTTTCGCGCCCAAAGACCAAGTCCATTAACAATCGTACAAGCATGTTTCCGTCATGACCAACCCTAAAGAATATCGAGCGTGAGACTGACATCATTTCGCCAGCGATCATCAGCCTGTTTTCAAGCATGGTTAGCCAAGTGGAATCCTTGTAATTCACTTCGTAGTCATACTCAGCTTTCTTGCCCAGATTGAATGGCGGATCGATGTAAATACATTGCACCTTTTCCCTCCATTTCGGCAAAATCGTGTTCAACGCCTGATAGTTCTCACTTTTGATGAGCCAGCCGTCCAGCGCATCATCAAGATTGTCAAACAGCCCCCGAATCCACAGCTCCAAATCTTTGAAGTAGCGCGTGTCAACTGGCAAATACTGATAGCGCGGGTTGAGCCAACGCCCACACATCAGGTCTTGCTCAACAAGCTGCACAAGCGTAAAGGTGTCATCCACCATGCCCAGCTCGCGCCACTCCTGCACCTGCCGATCAATATTCTGGTGCTTTAAAAGCTTATCCAGCACTTTCCAACCCCCTTCACGCGCCACAATCCTGTCCAGCGTAATCACATAGTGGCTGTTCAGCACAAACTTGGGCTTTTCCCAGATTTTGACCAGGTCATCCTCAAACGCAGCAATGTAGACGATCACGCGATACGCAACGCGCTTGAGCGCTTGCAGTTGCTTGAGACGCGCTTCTGTCCATTCTGTGTTCGGCTCCTCGCCTGGCTTGCCCAGCAGGTACTGCCACAGCCACAGGTCAAACTGCTCGCGCAGGAAGCCTTTCGCGTCCTTGCAGAGGAAGTAGTCCACTTCACTTTGCCGCTCGAACACGCGGAATGCCCGCTCCAGCGTTGCCTCGGAAGGCACAGCGTCGGTGTAGCGCGTGAGTCCAAGTGCGTTGCGGATTTGGCGGCGGATTTCAACTAGGTCAGTTTGCCTACCGCGTTCCGAGTAAGTCATTGTGAAAACCAGCGCGCCATCGCTCTGGCGTATCTCCTTGAACTCAAATACTAGCTCGCGTTTCTCGTTCGCCTTCTTATGCTCCAACGCAGAGGCATCAAAGTAGAACTTGAAGCCGTCAACTTGGGCTTCCATACTGCGGAACAGGCGATCGGTCTTCGCGTAGTAGAGGCGTTGCGTCTTCCAGAAATGGCAACTTGACTAACGCCACGTCTAGCTGCCTCGCCATGCCGCCTGTGTTTGTCAGCGGCAGAGGGTGATAGGGCATCATCTCCCATGCGGGGAGGCTGTCCCTCAACCCGAATTGTTGAGACATGCTCCAAAGGCTGACTTTAAATTAAATTAGGCTCGGTAAAGCACAATCAAAGTGGCAGAAGGTGATGAGGCTTTTGAAGGAGATGGCGGAAGTCTAGGACGCAGCGATGGGCAAAGAGCAGCAGATGATCGTGTCGAGCCTGTTCGAGCGTGTGATTGTAGGTCCAGACGCATAGCAGATTGTCGAGGTTGTGCCGGTGGAAGACTGCTCCGTCTTGCTCAAGGCGGCAAGTATGCCAACTGAGGAAGCGATGGGTGGATCATACACTCCATTCGCGACAAGCCTCACCCTCTGCCGAGAGCAAATCTGCCTTGTCAACGATTGATAACACTGCCATTTGTCGTTCACGAGAAACGCCATGACCGACACCTTATCGATCACCCATCATCGCCCGCAGATCCCACCCTGTGCGCCCGGCTCGAACGCTTCCTCTTCGCCTCCAAAGCCGATGCCACCCACCGCGCCTACGCCACCGCCTGGCGCGAATTCGACACTTTCTGCCGGGCCAACGGCTACGAAACCCTCCGCGTCCCGAACCCTGTCAAGCTCCCTGTCATGCGCACCACCATGGCCGGCATCCGCCGCGCCCTCGGCACATACTCATACGGCAAGGCGCCGCTCCTGCAAGGTGTGAGTGTCGAGCAGCACCTTCATCACATGTATGGCTCAAAGTCCTCCAGCGGCGCATCAAAATCGTCGGGCATCCAAATCATGTCCTTGTCGCTGCCGAATCGTCGGCGGTGCTTCCTGACCGACAAATGCAGCGCAGTGCCGTCCTCGGTCACGATGACGGCCTCTTCTCCCTCCGTGCCGCCTCGACCAGTGCAGGCAGATTCGCCTAGGCTTCCTCAAGCACAACTTGCACCATGTGCCTTCACCTCTGCCCTCTGTATATCACCTCGTTGCCACCCCGTCGCAGCAATGTAGCTACACTGACGCCCCAACCCATCGCTTAGTGCTTGCGGCTGTTCGGCTCTGCCCTGCGCGACGACCTTATCCCCCACCAGCGACGTTGACCTACTGGCATCGTTCATCCCCCAACGCTCGCCGAACCCTGCTCGACCTTGTCGCTGCCGAGCAAGTACTCGGCCACTGGCCTAACTGAAAGGCTGCGCCGTCCCAAGCAGGACGGCGCATGCGACGACTGCGGAAGCGACGGGATTCGAACCCGCGGTCTCTGCCTTGACAGGGCAGCGTGGTAGGCCTCTACACCACGCCTCAAGGCTCAAATTGAGCAACGAGAAATCTACCCTATCTCCGTCTTTTGCTTGCGCTTCATCCACATCAGGCCAGGGCTTAATCAGGCCAGGGCTTACGCACCACATAAGGTGATCATAAGGTCTAAGCGACGAGACCCCTTTGGCTATCGAGCTGCTCGCGGAGCACGCTAAGCAAATCCAGGACTTCCGCCGCGACCTCGGCAAGCGCTACCCGTTGTGGTATGTGGTCGTCCTCGCCGCCATGGCCGTTGTCGGTGGCGCTGACAGTTGGCTGGACATTGCTGCCTTCGGGCAAGCCCGCCCTGCCCTGCGTCGGCAGCTGTTCGAGCATGAATACGGCACGAACAGCCCACGACACCTTTCGACGCGTCTTTGTCTTCTTGCCGTTTGCCAGCATCCAGCGCTGTTTCAGGGACTGGCTGGCGGCGATGCAAGCGGCTAGTGTCTGCAGCTGAGCGAAGAAGAGGTGCTTGCCGCTGACGGCAAGGTGCTGCGCGGTAGCGCTGAGCGGCGCACAGGCCAAGCCACCCTACAGATGGTGACCCTGTATGGCCTGTACAGGCCATGTACGCCACCCAGACGGGCGTCGTGCTAGCACAGGACGTGGTGCGCGCGGAAGCAGCCGGCAATGAGATTGCGGCATTGCCCAACATGTTGGCGCAGGTTGAGCTGCGCGGTCACGTCATGGTGACCGATGCGGGACACGCGCAAAAGCCCAACGCCCGTGCCATTACTGAGCGCGGGGCGAGTATGTATTTGCCTTGAAGCGCAATCATGCGCGGCTGTTTGAGACGCTGCAGCAGACTTGGCAGCGTGAGCAGCCTGAGGGGATTCGTCAGGCGCAGCATGAATACTTGCACACCGAAGAGCGCGGGCACGGGCGTTGCGACCGACGCGAATGCTGGCTGGTTGCTGATGCGGAGTATCTGAGCTATTTCGCTCAACAGGTGGATGCATGGCCGAAACTAGGCGCGGTTAGTTTTGTGCGTCGCTGGCGACGCTCTTGGGGAGAGCGAGCGTGAACAGGTGAGCTTCGATTAGCCTGAAGCAGGGGGTCAGCCCCTTTGCGCGCGCGGTGCGTGCCTACTGGCGGATTGAGAACAGCCAGCACTGTGCCTTGGATGTGGTGTTTGGCGAAGACCTCAGTCGGGTGCGTAAGTGGTACAGCGCAGAGGACTTTGCTGCGTTGCGACGGGTGGCGTTGAGTATTCTGGGGAGTGGGCAGTCTGGTGAGGAGGATGAATGCGCATCAAAGCGAGGCGCTTGCGCGCGGCGCGCAGCGACGACTTCTTGCTCACGGTGCTGGCTTGCACCGCACAGAACCTTAAAATTCCTGATGCGTAAGTCCTGGTAAATAAACTACAAAAATGAAATTACTGGCGACATCCATTAAACGATAATCACCAAAATTAACTAGACGATGTCTACCGTCATTATTTAATTTCTTATATATATAATTATCTGTAAGCTAGAATTACGATAAAATAGTGAACACAGAGCATTTCACGTCGGTATTCTGCACACAATATAAATATATCATTGCGTCTAGCAAATGCTATTGTCTTTTAACTTAATTAAATAACCAATCCATTCACTGATCAAACGATAGTACAGATATTAGTGATGGAGGAGATATAGATATTTTATGGTAGCGCTAGTTTTAATGGATATGCTGCTTGCAACAATCTTTAGCATGAGCCAAAAAGCAAGCTTGATCTTGAAGAGGGACTTCAACGGAAGAAATGAAGTTAACTGAATAGATTAATTTATATTACGATGAAATATAAGATATAAAAATACTTTTTTACGCCCACATCTAATAGGAGAATTATTTATTTGTTAAGCATGGCAAGCTGTTTAAAGTAAATTGATTTAATAGACAACTATCGAGAAACCATTCACTACTCGATGTACCATAAGATACACAAAGATATCTCCTCTATCTCCTCGAACAGGGCTCGAACCTGTAACCCCTCGGTTAACAGCCGAGTGCTCTGCCTATTGAGCTATCGAGGAATGCTTCTATATTATTATACAGCAGCAAGATTAGAAAAAAATTAAAGAGGCTGGGGTATATTACTGATCGAATATTTCATTATTTTAATGGCGTGATAGATAAACGTTGCATGTTTAAAACAAAACGAGAGGATTGGATATAGATTTATAGAACTAATCATAATTTTCGGCAGTGAATAAAATAGAATACATGAAGTATCCAAAGAGACATAAGCGAATTGGTGGTCAAATGAAGCAAGAATCACAGCAACAGCCAGCGCTACCTGTGCAAGGTCTGTAATCGTCATTTCACCCCTCAGCCCAACCCAATCGGCTACTCGCTTAGAATCCTGGCCAAGCCGTCGAGATGTATCTAGATGGCCACCGCTTCCGACGCATCGGGCGCCATCGGCGTGTCAAGTGCGTAATCGGTAGCCACCTAGGTCAAGTGCGCCGGTGAACGTGCCTTGGCTGCCCTCATCCCACAGCCCCCAACCGACGACTAACCCATCGTCGAGCTTGAGAGCAGTTCACATTCGTCGGGAGTAAAAAACGCGCCGATCTCATCACGCAGGTCGATCGCCGGCGCGCACTGCGTGATGAGCTGGTAGATGCTCTATCCCGCGATGAAGGGGTGTTGCAAGCAGTGGTGGATCAAGCACCATGCGCATGTCAGTATTGCACTGACGGCTTCAGTGGGTATGCCGCTTTGAACTACCGTGGCGGTAGTCTCTAGTTGCGCCGGGCAAGTCGCAGACCTATTCAGTTGAAGCAAGTCTTGCCGAATTGCGGGGGCTCTCGCTCACTTAGGCCGACGGACGCGGTGATTTTCGCGGTGTGTGGAAGCGCTGTTGCAATTGGTTGTGCCCTTGTGCAATGTTGGAATCGGCGGCATCCCTTCAAGCAAGCGCATCTGGGTTATCAGAGCTATTCGCGGGACTACGCAAGTATTTGGATTTAGAAACTCCCTAATTTTTCATAAGCGCAAAATAATCGACATAATTTTATATTTACCCATAGATATTGAATTATGCAATAATACAAGGTATTATTCGCGTGATATCTGTTACATATCACTACAAACATTTAAAGGACAGGTATATCTTCTTAAGATATAAGCATGGTGATACTAATGAATTCTTCTATGATGCCTGAGCCTGATTTAGCGTACTATCCCGCAAGAATATCGCGAGATAAATTTGTGGAATTAGTACGTCAAGCTCATGAGATGGGTTTGTTAGAATCTTA from Candidatus Methylacidiphilales bacterium includes:
- a CDS encoding HEAT repeat domain-containing protein: MRTLMGSLLMAEKDEHYLNFIADRYFSHEKSSAEYRIILFYLLKMLYEEKLSVDLATELFKRLKGLKASPVPNIFSKYSVYDDNETRAKAYVELYKSGVLECKHKLFDLIKSCDEHTRYNIIDYILSRTCIQDVFEYYGCVENIKAESEDIKIILLSHISDLNLLRHMDFVLSMLRDENRSVRFFAMRCALKLDKSMADQLIDIAIRDDYENIRKFAILYIGALKYYKKLHEIERILEKEDEHTSVMVAAIRSLCRFERLNNIDKLKQFINHHNEEVRSAALFALLHFHLITPEEAIEIAKQNKSDHSQLLILQLFVRKYPQLLPSLLSSMEFKDKPRTCSYVVKLADRTQELWLIPYLNKIKQVDPHNNGFYADLIIHNLMNHPLAPLLDALILGKYGDWYPHILRIYNKINPEYKKIIDEFLLSRLSLHDEFERRRSIDILCKFNPKLIRCCISNSISGKEGEKSDYIFKREDVSYLISKINKENKEIYHDIIKHIALVYRNDEDIILKCLDAMIYLDAKKALLFIEEIILDQDYKEDIRANLIRYLTEFMSNDFLPFIDAIVNQNKHFPLIMQACLEFLICLKNRDAYFFILKNTDKFLDYIKKYDYIKDNDSLIDDNAFLIASCVFIKQNQERFYDVLEVFKYLVPHKMSAFLYWVIQNMPEITIRKSVLEIIMR
- a CDS encoding DEAD/DEAH box helicase family protein; its protein translation is MRLEASKLNPRFLQLLRERYDLKGDSYEPFINRMNIWMATGSGKTLVIVKLIDMLWTIIQHGEIPPHDILFLTHRDDLIEQLHRHIDEFNAAQTNFRISLYNLSEYDLAKRMYPSLFTQVEVTVFYYRVDNLSDEQKEKIIDFRTYENDGQWYVLLDEAHRGDRAESKRQHIYSMLSRNGFLFNFSATFTGPHDIATTVYNSNLSEYFTQGYGKRIVILQQELNAFRDKQDFTGEAKQIVVLKVLMCLTLMRHA
- a CDS encoding DNA methyltransferase gives rise to the protein MDNNWLDIKGYSNKWRFKTENSEHLLYRVVGIASQRDVCLDFFAGSGTTAAVAHKMMRRYIAIEFGNHSETVLLRRMKSVVYKEQSGVSAEPGWKGGGFFKYYELEQFEDTLRRTHYADYDPVTPNEPLCYLFLRDTKQTNVLQIKDNAVQIYLDRLYPNIDLAETLSNLQGKPIQRIVPDLTDPTRHGKVVFTDGSEVDLQNPDWRLIKPLIWW
- a CDS encoding site-specific DNA-methyltransferase; amino-acid sequence: MEAQVDGFKFYFDASALEHKKANEKRELVFEFKEIRQSDGALVFTMTYSERGRQTDLVEIRRQIRNALGLTRYTDAVPSEATLERAFRVFERQSEVDYFLCKDAKGFLREQFDLWLWQYLLGKPGEEPNTEWTEARLKQLQALKRVAYRVIVYIAAFEDDLVKIWEKPKFVLNSHYVITLDRIVAREGGWKVLDKLLKHQNIDRQVQEWRELGMVDDTFTLVQLVEQDLMCGRWLNPRYQYLPVDTRYFKDLELWIRGLFDNLDDALDGWLIKSENYQALNTILPKWREKVQCIYIDPPFNLGKKAEYDYEVNYKDSTWLTMLENRLMIAGEMMSVSRSIFFRVGHDGNMLVRLLMDLVFGRENYRNEIIVRRAEESKGEFTKQFDSIKGLTVNYDNLYWYSKNAETRFPHIVKPASSKHAKAQWHSFWKAEDRPTLRYQLLGELPQKGQWMWEKHRALRAVENYQEYLKMAQATG
- a CDS encoding transposase, with amino-acid sequence MYATQTGVVLAQDVVRAEAAGNEIAALPNMLAQVELRGHVMVTDAGHAQKPNARAITERGASMYLP